In Chryseobacterium turcicum, a single window of DNA contains:
- a CDS encoding pyruvate dehydrogenase complex E1 component subunit beta, with amino-acid sequence MAEHTFREVIAQAMSEEMRKDESIFLMGEEVAEYNGAYKASKGMLDEFGAKRVIDTPIAELGFTGIAVGAAMNGNRPIVEYMTFNFALVGIDQIINNAAKIRQMSGGQWNCPIVFRGPTASAGQLGATHSQAFENWFANVPGLKVVVPSNAYDAKGLLKTAIQDNDPIIFMESEQMYGDKMEIPEEEYYLPIGKADIKREGTDVTLVSFGKIMKLAIQAAEDMAKEGISVEVIDLRTIRPLDFDTVIASVKKTNRLVILEEAWPFGSISSEITYMVQQKAFDYLDAPIKRITTPDAPAPYSAALFAEWFPKLEKVKEEIKKAMYVK; translated from the coding sequence ATGGCAGAACATACTTTTCGTGAAGTGATTGCGCAGGCAATGAGTGAGGAAATGCGTAAAGACGAATCCATTTTTCTAATGGGAGAAGAAGTTGCAGAATACAATGGTGCATACAAAGCTTCTAAAGGAATGCTGGATGAGTTTGGTGCTAAACGCGTAATCGATACACCTATCGCAGAGCTTGGTTTTACAGGAATCGCGGTGGGCGCAGCAATGAATGGTAACAGACCAATTGTAGAATATATGACATTCAATTTTGCTCTTGTTGGGATCGATCAGATTATCAACAACGCAGCAAAAATTCGTCAGATGAGTGGTGGCCAGTGGAACTGCCCGATTGTTTTCCGTGGTCCTACAGCTTCTGCAGGTCAGTTGGGAGCAACACACTCTCAGGCTTTTGAAAACTGGTTCGCAAACGTTCCGGGTCTTAAAGTAGTCGTTCCTTCAAACGCTTATGATGCGAAAGGATTATTAAAAACGGCAATTCAGGATAATGATCCTATCATTTTCATGGAATCTGAACAGATGTATGGAGATAAAATGGAAATTCCTGAAGAAGAATATTACTTACCAATAGGAAAAGCAGACATAAAAAGAGAAGGTACAGATGTAACTTTGGTTTCTTTCGGAAAAATCATGAAATTGGCAATTCAGGCAGCTGAAGATATGGCTAAAGAAGGTATTTCTGTAGAGGTAATCGATTTGAGAACGATTCGTCCTTTAGATTTTGATACTGTTATCGCTTCAGTAAAGAAAACAAATAGATTGGTAATTTTAGAAGAAGCTTGGCCATTTGGTTCTATATCTTCAGAGATTACTTATATGGTACAGCAGAAAGCATTCGATTATCTGGATGCGCCAATCAAGAGAATTACGACTCCTGATGCACCTGCTCCTTACTCAGCGGCTTTATTTGCAGAATGGTTCCCGAAACTTGAAAAAGTAAAAGAGGAAATCAAAAAAGCAATGTACGTGAAATAA
- a CDS encoding KUP/HAK/KT family potassium transporter produces the protein MAEVTEGGHHIDLKKLSFVGVIVSLGIVFGDIGTSPLYVMKAIVNARKDGSTMPFDTYIEGALSCIIWTLTLQTTLKYVIIALKADNRGEGGILALYSLVKKLKKKWLYAVAIIGASTLVADSVITPSLTVMSAIEGLKIYNPDTPVVFITLFILFIVFVVQQFGTASIGKFFGPIMVTWFLVLGGFGSMHIVDHIEILKAFNPMYAYNLITHSPSAIVIMGAVFLCTTGAEALYSDLGHCGAKNIRVSWIFVKLMLILNYLGQGAWLLDNYEKVFTGVNPFFGIMPEWAVLPGVILATLAAIIASQAVITGSFTMFSEAMSISFWPNQHIEYPSGVKGQMYIPRINWGLMFFCFIVVIFFQKSEHMEAAYGLTITITMLMTTILLTYWLSRTRLNKVFLFGFVAIYLVLESGFFYANVIKFFDGGWLTMVLGGFIAVCMYAWYNGRLLKANFTSYVKIDKYVSIIKDMKLDETIPKYCTNLAYLSRAKRNDEIESKIIYSIIKKQPKRADHYFILSIVNQEDPYTFKYSVDEILPGTIYKINFLLGFKVDRRINDYFNMVLKDLMADGTIPSRSSHPSLRAHDVPPDLKYVIIDNTYINDILLTVKQKITLNIYNFVKYIGSDDFKSWGVTSHNVVVESAPLTEETISSSKIQQAEFRRSNF, from the coding sequence ATGGCAGAAGTTACTGAAGGAGGTCATCATATAGACCTTAAAAAGCTTTCATTTGTGGGAGTTATCGTCTCTCTCGGAATCGTTTTCGGAGATATCGGTACCTCGCCGCTTTACGTAATGAAAGCGATTGTTAATGCAAGGAAAGATGGTTCTACCATGCCTTTCGACACTTATATAGAAGGTGCTCTTTCTTGTATTATCTGGACATTAACTCTTCAGACGACGCTTAAATATGTGATTATCGCTCTTAAGGCAGATAACCGCGGTGAAGGGGGAATTTTAGCATTATACTCTTTGGTAAAAAAGCTGAAAAAGAAATGGCTCTACGCCGTCGCCATCATCGGAGCCTCAACCTTGGTTGCAGATAGTGTGATTACACCTTCTCTTACGGTAATGTCCGCGATTGAAGGGCTTAAAATCTACAATCCTGATACACCGGTTGTCTTTATTACCCTTTTTATTCTCTTTATCGTTTTCGTTGTACAGCAATTCGGAACGGCTTCCATCGGGAAATTCTTCGGACCCATTATGGTGACGTGGTTTTTGGTTCTGGGAGGTTTCGGATCAATGCATATTGTTGATCATATCGAAATTTTAAAAGCATTCAATCCAATGTATGCCTATAACCTGATTACGCATTCACCAAGTGCGATTGTGATTATGGGGGCAGTGTTTTTATGTACAACAGGAGCCGAAGCTTTATATTCAGATTTAGGGCATTGTGGAGCAAAAAATATCCGTGTAAGCTGGATTTTTGTTAAATTAATGTTGATTCTTAATTATTTAGGACAAGGTGCTTGGTTATTAGATAATTATGAGAAAGTTTTTACAGGAGTTAATCCTTTCTTCGGAATTATGCCTGAATGGGCAGTTTTACCGGGAGTAATTTTGGCAACTTTGGCAGCTATTATTGCGAGTCAGGCTGTAATTACGGGTTCATTTACGATGTTTTCTGAGGCGATGTCTATTTCATTCTGGCCCAATCAACATATTGAATATCCTTCAGGAGTAAAAGGACAGATGTATATCCCAAGAATTAATTGGGGATTAATGTTTTTCTGTTTCATCGTAGTTATTTTCTTCCAAAAATCAGAGCATATGGAAGCGGCTTATGGTTTAACGATTACCATAACGATGTTGATGACCACTATCTTATTGACATATTGGCTGAGCCGAACGAGACTTAATAAGGTATTTCTTTTTGGTTTCGTAGCGATTTATCTTGTCCTTGAGTCTGGATTCTTCTACGCCAATGTGATTAAATTTTTCGATGGCGGGTGGTTGACAATGGTTCTTGGTGGATTTATCGCGGTCTGTATGTACGCTTGGTATAACGGAAGATTATTAAAAGCAAATTTCACAAGCTATGTGAAGATTGATAAATACGTTTCGATCATTAAAGACATGAAATTAGATGAAACAATACCAAAATATTGTACCAATCTTGCCTACTTGAGTCGTGCGAAACGAAATGACGAAATAGAATCTAAAATTATTTATTCTATCATTAAGAAGCAACCAAAAAGAGCTGATCATTATTTTATTTTAAGTATTGTTAATCAGGAAGATCCTTATACTTTTAAATACAGTGTTGATGAAATTTTACCGGGAACAATCTATAAAATTAATTTCCTTTTAGGATTTAAAGTAGACCGAAGAATCAATGATTATTTTAACATGGTTTTAAAAGATTTAATGGCTGATGGAACGATTCCGTCAAGAAGTAGCCATCCTTCTTTGAGAGCGCATGATGTTCCGCCAGATTTGAAATATGTAATCATAGATAACACCTATATCAACGATATTCTCTTGACGGTAAAACAAAAAATTACGTTAAATATTTACAATTTTGTTAAATATATCGGGAGTGATGACTTCAAATCTTGGGGAGTTACTTCGCACAATGTTGTCGTAGAATCGGCTCCATTGACCGAGGAAACGATTTCGAGCAGTAAAATTCAACAAGCAGAATTCCGAAGGTCTAATTTTTAA
- a CDS encoding Fur family transcriptional regulator, protein MDTLQKEKNIALIKDVLRNYLLEKGFRNTPERYTILEEIYNMDHHFNVDDLYLLMMQKKYHVSKATIYNTIEIFLDAGLIRKHQFGEKTLTSSSYEKSYFDKQHDHLVIYKKDSDKEIEEIIEFCDPRIQGIKEAIEGAFGVKIDSHSLYFYGTKND, encoded by the coding sequence ATGGATACTTTACAAAAAGAAAAAAATATAGCTTTAATAAAAGACGTTTTACGTAATTATTTACTTGAAAAAGGTTTTCGTAACACGCCTGAACGATACACCATCTTAGAAGAGATTTATAATATGGATCATCACTTCAATGTTGATGATCTGTATCTTCTGATGATGCAGAAAAAATATCATGTTTCTAAAGCTACAATTTACAATACCATCGAGATTTTCCTTGATGCTGGCTTAATTCGTAAGCACCAGTTTGGTGAAAAAACGTTGACTTCATCTTCTTACGAGAAATCTTATTTTGATAAGCAACATGATCATTTGGTGATTTACAAAAAAGATTCAGATAAAGAGATTGAAGAAATCATCGAGTTCTGCGATCCTAGAATTCAGGGGATTAAAGAAGCAATAGAAGGAGCTTTTGGCGTAAAAATTGATTCTCATTCGCTGTATTTTTATGGCACTAAGAATGATTAA
- a CDS encoding OstA-like protein, whose product MRLIVFLFLFISSFTLAQVTPKPVLRDPYLQNPVKNQPQKSKPGQKVKIIHADEINKDTKYEGNRYLTGNVIIEHQGSTLSADEVVMYDEENFVKAIGNAKLVNSDGSVITSSEMEYDGNTQKGIARKNVVLTDVKGTIIQTETMYYDRVSNQAYFNTGGTINDGKSTTYAKSATYFLTTRTIDLTGRVKIVDKDYTLEGDNVVQNQNTNVVTINGYTVITNNKNPKNRIVTEKGTHNMNTKESFLTKNSRIYYNDKILTGDEMYYNQLTGFGKATGNVTLDDPLEKRYMKGGYGEIFEKKDSSMMTKEPYAVKIFEKDSIYFAAEKILSYQKPDTADITKKKSYLRAFRKARIYKSNAQGRADSIAFNETDGIMHMYTDPILWSGEKQVTGDKVEAYFNTTTENIDSLKVIGNGFAIAKVDSLNLLDEFHQVKGKLMTVYYEGPDIKEIKVIGNAEAITYADEFNKKTKVNDRIGVNVSLCGIIGALFDQRQLQIISCSIGAVAKTYPMSQISPQQKKFEDFNWNTKDRIRKWQDILVDSPNYEEIKYEPNDTLYNKVQEVAEKEKAKEEAKKPKRVRK is encoded by the coding sequence ATGAGACTGATTGTTTTTCTATTTCTATTTATTTCCTCGTTCACTTTGGCTCAGGTTACCCCGAAACCTGTGCTGCGTGATCCTTATTTGCAAAACCCTGTAAAAAATCAGCCTCAGAAGAGTAAGCCTGGACAAAAGGTGAAGATCATTCATGCTGATGAAATTAATAAGGATACCAAATATGAAGGGAATCGTTATCTTACAGGAAATGTTATAATAGAACACCAAGGTTCTACACTTTCTGCGGATGAAGTAGTAATGTATGATGAAGAGAATTTTGTAAAGGCTATTGGCAATGCAAAACTTGTTAATTCTGATGGCTCAGTCATTACTTCCTCAGAAATGGAATACGACGGAAATACTCAGAAGGGTATTGCCCGAAAAAATGTTGTTTTAACGGATGTTAAAGGAACGATTATTCAAACTGAAACCATGTATTACGATCGGGTTTCTAATCAGGCGTATTTTAATACGGGCGGAACAATCAATGATGGGAAAAGTACAACCTATGCAAAATCTGCGACATATTTTCTTACGACACGTACAATAGATCTTACCGGAAGGGTGAAAATCGTAGACAAAGATTATACTTTAGAAGGTGATAATGTCGTACAAAATCAAAATACAAATGTCGTTACCATCAACGGGTATACGGTAATTACCAATAATAAGAATCCTAAAAACAGAATTGTTACCGAAAAAGGAACGCATAATATGAATACCAAAGAGTCTTTTCTTACAAAAAACTCTAGGATTTACTATAATGACAAAATTCTTACCGGTGACGAGATGTATTACAACCAGCTTACTGGTTTTGGTAAAGCGACAGGAAATGTAACATTGGATGATCCTTTAGAGAAAAGATACATGAAAGGTGGTTATGGCGAAATTTTCGAAAAGAAAGATTCATCTATGATGACCAAAGAGCCTTATGCAGTGAAGATTTTTGAGAAAGATTCTATTTATTTTGCCGCAGAAAAAATTCTGTCTTATCAGAAGCCAGATACTGCAGATATTACCAAAAAGAAAAGTTACTTAAGAGCTTTCAGAAAGGCGAGAATTTATAAATCTAATGCCCAGGGGAGAGCAGATTCTATCGCGTTTAATGAAACAGACGGAATCATGCACATGTACACCGATCCTATTTTGTGGAGCGGCGAAAAGCAGGTGACAGGCGATAAAGTAGAAGCTTACTTTAATACAACAACTGAAAATATCGACTCTCTAAAAGTTATAGGAAATGGTTTTGCGATTGCAAAAGTAGATTCGCTAAATCTTTTGGATGAATTTCATCAGGTGAAAGGAAAGTTGATGACCGTGTATTATGAAGGACCGGATATTAAAGAAATTAAAGTAATCGGAAATGCAGAGGCTATCACCTATGCTGATGAATTTAATAAGAAGACAAAGGTTAATGATAGGATAGGGGTTAATGTTTCACTGTGCGGAATTATCGGTGCGTTGTTTGATCAACGACAGTTACAGATTATTTCTTGCAGCATTGGTGCGGTTGCAAAAACTTATCCGATGAGTCAGATTTCTCCACAACAGAAAAAGTTTGAAGATTTCAACTGGAATACCAAAGACCGAATACGGAAATGGCAAGATATTCTCGTCGACTCACCAAATTATGAAGAGATAAAATACGAGCCCAACGATACGCTTTACAACAAAGTGCAGGAAGTTGCAGAAAAAGAGAAAGCTAAAGAAGAAGCCAAAAAACCTAAAAGGGTAAGGAAATAA
- a CDS encoding aspartate aminotransferase family protein, producing the protein MQNDFFKYQAQTTQFAAGFEVEKAEGSYIFGKDGRKYLDFVAGVSANTLGHSHPKIVNAIKEQADKYLHVMVYGEYAQEKPVELCRLLAEATPNPLEITYLVNSGAEAIDGSLKLAKRYTGREEIVSFKNSYHGNTHGALSVSGHEGHKREFRPLLPMISFIEFNNENDFDKITEKTACVILETIQGAAGFLVPNDDYLVKLKKRCEEVGALLILDEIQPGFGRTGKLFSFEHFGIVPDILVMGKGMGGGVPVGAFMSSKKIMETLSHSPKLGHITTFGGNPLIAAASHATLKEVLESGLMNEVDEKEKLYRELLVHPKIKNINGKGLMLAVNLGTPDFTLNVAKRCMEKGLIVFWQLYRNEYLRISPPLTISKEEITEGCKIILEVLNEE; encoded by the coding sequence ATGCAAAACGATTTTTTTAAATATCAGGCTCAAACGACCCAATTTGCAGCAGGTTTTGAAGTAGAAAAAGCAGAAGGAAGCTATATTTTTGGGAAAGATGGCAGAAAGTATCTTGATTTCGTAGCAGGAGTTTCTGCAAACACTTTAGGGCATTCGCATCCGAAAATTGTCAATGCAATCAAAGAACAGGCTGATAAATATCTTCATGTGATGGTTTATGGGGAATATGCGCAGGAAAAACCTGTTGAATTGTGCCGATTATTAGCCGAAGCAACTCCGAATCCTTTAGAAATTACTTATTTGGTCAACAGCGGAGCAGAAGCGATCGATGGAAGTTTAAAGCTAGCAAAAAGATATACCGGAAGGGAAGAAATTGTTTCTTTTAAAAACTCTTACCACGGTAATACGCATGGAGCATTAAGTGTTTCGGGTCATGAAGGTCACAAAAGAGAATTCCGTCCTTTGCTACCGATGATTTCTTTTATTGAATTTAATAATGAGAATGATTTCGATAAAATTACCGAAAAAACGGCTTGTGTAATTCTTGAAACCATTCAGGGTGCAGCAGGTTTTTTAGTTCCTAATGATGATTATTTAGTTAAACTAAAAAAGAGATGTGAAGAGGTGGGGGCACTTCTTATTTTGGATGAAATTCAACCGGGTTTCGGAAGAACTGGTAAACTGTTTTCTTTTGAGCATTTCGGTATTGTTCCTGACATTCTTGTGATGGGAAAAGGAATGGGCGGAGGTGTTCCTGTAGGAGCATTTATGAGTTCTAAAAAAATAATGGAAACCTTATCACATTCTCCAAAATTAGGTCATATTACGACTTTTGGTGGCAATCCTTTAATTGCTGCGGCTTCTCATGCCACATTGAAAGAAGTTTTAGAAAGCGGTTTAATGAATGAAGTGGATGAAAAGGAAAAATTATACAGAGAACTTCTAGTACATCCTAAAATAAAAAACATCAACGGGAAAGGTTTGATGCTTGCGGTAAATCTTGGAACTCCAGATTTTACACTGAATGTTGCTAAAAGATGCATGGAAAAAGGCTTAATAGTTTTCTGGCAATTATATAGAAACGAGTATCTGAGAATTTCGCCACCGCTTACTATTTCTAAAGAAGAAATTACAGAAGGTTGTAAGATTATTCTTGAGGTTTTAAATGAAGAATAA
- a CDS encoding START-like domain-containing protein encodes MAKHKVHYEFPMHCLSEILYEYLATAEGLSEWFADEVVEKGDDFFFSWGGGPAEKATLIRYKPEGFVRYRWEEDEGTKNFFEMTITIDDITEDLALNITDFCEEGDEEENAMYWENLIENLRIKLGAA; translated from the coding sequence ATGGCGAAACATAAAGTCCATTACGAATTCCCAATGCACTGTCTTTCAGAGATTTTGTATGAATATTTGGCAACTGCTGAGGGATTGTCTGAATGGTTTGCAGATGAGGTAGTAGAGAAAGGTGATGATTTCTTTTTCAGTTGGGGCGGAGGTCCTGCTGAAAAGGCGACTTTAATCAGATATAAGCCTGAAGGTTTCGTACGTTACAGATGGGAAGAGGATGAAGGGACCAAAAACTTCTTCGAGATGACTATTACAATTGATGATATTACAGAAGATCTGGCTTTAAATATTACAGATTTTTGTGAAGAAGGGGATGAAGAGGAAAACGCAATGTACTGGGAAAACCTTATCGAAAACCTTAGAATAAAATTAGGTGCTGCTTAA
- a CDS encoding aminotransferase class IV: protein MKNTYFTSEELELKNRAFLSGDAVKVSFFIRNSKLIMDEECYFFLMASMRKMRMNIPLSYTLEFFQNLFNEKVIAGSNIHNGIINFLVFRNSDGITLSKSSVSYYFEVEEMDDILSIHQRPLELDLIKEINVNNNLLSNIRVHCPENIYGKIYAQENDLDDVILLNPNKRIARSTTGNLLFLEGYVVKIPKQSEGAYISPLLENFVTFLHKNNLADTQEHEIIAFESQKAEEILLISDEKGVFSVKKIRNKTFENTRFTELVESWRNSF from the coding sequence TTGAAAAATACCTATTTTACTTCTGAAGAACTTGAATTGAAAAACCGCGCATTTCTCTCAGGAGATGCGGTGAAAGTTTCTTTTTTTATTAGAAATTCAAAATTAATCATGGATGAAGAATGCTATTTCTTTTTAATGGCGTCCATGAGAAAAATGAGAATGAATATTCCTCTTTCTTACACCCTGGAGTTTTTTCAGAATCTTTTTAATGAAAAAGTGATTGCGGGAAGCAATATTCATAACGGAATTATCAATTTCTTGGTATTCAGAAATTCAGACGGAATTACTTTGTCTAAATCTTCGGTTTCTTATTATTTTGAAGTGGAAGAAATGGATGATATTCTTTCGATTCATCAAAGACCTTTAGAATTAGATTTAATTAAGGAAATTAATGTAAATAATAATCTCCTAAGCAATATCCGCGTTCATTGTCCTGAAAATATTTATGGGAAAATTTACGCCCAGGAAAATGACTTGGATGATGTGATATTATTAAATCCGAATAAGCGAATTGCACGTTCTACCACAGGGAATCTTTTATTCTTGGAAGGGTATGTAGTTAAAATACCAAAACAGTCTGAAGGAGCTTATATTTCGCCGTTATTGGAGAATTTTGTAACCTTCTTGCACAAAAATAATCTTGCCGATACTCAGGAGCATGAAATTATTGCTTTTGAATCTCAGAAAGCAGAAGAAATTCTATTGATTTCAGATGAAAAAGGAGTCTTTTCAGTAAAGAAAATTAGAAATAAAACTTTCGAAAATACCCGCTTCACCGAATTGGTTGAAAGCTGGAGAAATAGTTTCTAA
- a CDS encoding YqgE/AlgH family protein, which produces MNYSYKGKILISTPDISGDIFSRSVVLIIDHTENGAFGLILNKKNTKMSNRFKNFFDFEIEVYDGGPVENDKVFFIIKGKKVTENYTVINDEYYLTEDIELIINAVLQNEISIQDVKIFSGYSGWSGSQLDNEVQQKVWTVVDVYNLDYTLPNDHTLWKSIMQNLGGEYLLWANAPEDISLN; this is translated from the coding sequence ATGAATTACTCATACAAAGGTAAAATATTAATTTCCACACCCGATATTTCCGGCGATATTTTTTCAAGGTCGGTTGTGCTAATTATCGACCATACCGAAAATGGAGCATTTGGTTTGATACTGAATAAGAAAAACACTAAAATGAGTAATCGTTTCAAAAATTTTTTCGATTTTGAAATTGAAGTTTACGATGGCGGCCCTGTGGAAAATGATAAAGTCTTTTTTATCATCAAAGGCAAAAAAGTAACGGAAAATTACACCGTAATAAATGACGAATATTATCTTACTGAAGATATAGAGCTCATCATAAATGCCGTGCTGCAGAACGAAATCAGCATTCAGGATGTGAAAATATTTTCAGGATATTCTGGTTGGTCTGGCTCACAGCTCGATAATGAAGTACAACAAAAAGTCTGGACGGTAGTAGATGTCTACAATCTCGACTACACCCTCCCCAATGACCATACTCTATGGAAATCTATTATGCAAAATCTTGGTGGTGAATATCTTTTATGGGCCAATGCTCCGGAAGATATTTCTTTAAACTAA
- the pdxH gene encoding pyridoxamine 5'-phosphate oxidase: MENLHDKRKIYEKSQLIETEIKENPIEQFRDWFLDASENPSVSEANAMAVSTLEEDGCPRTRMVLLKEYTYEGFIFYTNYDSRKGKAIEKTHKACLHFFWPGLERQIIIKADLEKIAENLSDGYFHSRPKGSQLGAAVSPQSQEIPDRMFLEEKLKALEQEYENKEVPRPENWGGYIAKPYEIEFWQGRPNRLHDRIIYILEDFDWKISRLAP; the protein is encoded by the coding sequence ATGGAAAACCTCCACGATAAAAGAAAAATCTACGAAAAATCTCAACTTATTGAAACTGAGATTAAAGAGAATCCTATTGAGCAATTCAGAGATTGGTTCTTAGATGCTTCTGAAAACCCTTCCGTCTCTGAGGCTAATGCAATGGCGGTTTCTACATTGGAGGAAGATGGCTGTCCGCGTACAAGAATGGTCTTACTGAAAGAATATACCTACGAAGGTTTTATTTTTTATACGAATTACGATAGCCGAAAAGGAAAAGCAATTGAAAAAACACATAAAGCCTGTCTTCATTTCTTTTGGCCCGGTTTAGAAAGGCAGATTATTATTAAAGCAGATTTAGAAAAAATTGCTGAGAATTTAAGTGATGGTTATTTTCATTCAAGACCCAAAGGCAGTCAGCTTGGTGCTGCGGTTTCCCCACAAAGCCAGGAAATCCCCGACAGAATGTTTTTAGAAGAAAAATTAAAAGCATTAGAGCAAGAGTACGAGAATAAAGAAGTTCCCAGACCTGAAAATTGGGGCGGGTATATCGCAAAACCTTACGAAATAGAATTTTGGCAGGGAAGACCCAATAGATTGCATGACAGGATAATTTATATCTTAGAAGATTTCGACTGGAAAATCTCTCGATTGGCACCTTAA
- a CDS encoding HU family DNA-binding protein, with amino-acid sequence MNKSELIDAIAKDAGITKVAAKAALESFISNVTTTLKNKDGKVSLVGFGTFSVSERAARQGINPATKKPINIEAKTVAKFKAGADLSSAVAMANAPAAAKKKK; translated from the coding sequence ATGAACAAGTCTGAATTAATCGACGCAATCGCAAAAGACGCAGGAATTACTAAGGTAGCCGCTAAAGCAGCATTAGAATCTTTCATCTCTAATGTAACTACCACCCTAAAGAATAAAGATGGAAAAGTATCTTTAGTAGGTTTCGGTACTTTCTCAGTATCTGAAAGAGCAGCAAGACAAGGTATTAACCCTGCTACAAAAAAACCAATCAATATTGAAGCTAAAACTGTTGCTAAGTTTAAAGCAGGTGCAGATTTATCTTCGGCTGTAGCAATGGCAAACGCTCCTGCAGCTGCTAAAAAGAAAAAATAA
- the panD gene encoding aspartate 1-decarboxylase, which produces MLIEVFKSKIHRVRVTASDLNYIGSITIDEDLIEAAGLVVGERVYIVNVNNGERFDTYVIKGKRKSGEVCLNGPAARKVQRDDIIIIIAYAQMTPEEAQEFQPKIVFPDEKTNLLT; this is translated from the coding sequence ATGTTAATAGAAGTATTCAAATCTAAAATTCACAGGGTAAGAGTTACGGCTTCAGACCTTAATTATATTGGAAGCATTACCATTGACGAAGACCTTATCGAAGCTGCTGGTTTGGTAGTAGGAGAAAGAGTTTATATCGTTAATGTCAACAACGGAGAGCGTTTTGATACGTATGTGATTAAAGGGAAAAGAAAATCTGGTGAAGTTTGCTTAAATGGCCCTGCTGCTAGAAAAGTACAGCGTGATGACATCATTATTATCATTGCTTATGCACAGATGACGCCCGAGGAAGCTCAGGAGTTTCAACCAAAAATCGTTTTT